The window GTGCTGCTGACCCTTTCTCTGGGCTGCATGTTCCCTCTGCAGGTCTCCACTTGCCTTTCGGTCCCGTGAACGCTGCTCCCACCTCTTGGCACTCGTTCACTACTAGGGCGGGAGAAGGCCCGGGGCTGACGCCTCTTGCTTACCCCCTGACATCAGAAGGGCTGGCCATTCCCGGACAGCAGTACACCTCATCCCTGCTCAACCTGCTGCACAATGATCAGGGAGACGTGGGACCGAGCTCCAAGCCAGAACTGCACCCCAGCTGGACGGCGGCACAAGGATTTAGAGAGTCCTTGGACCCCCCTGTGGGCTTCGAACCTGGTAAGGCTTCAGCTGCAGCATGACATTTCTCAGCAGATCACATAACGTTTCCGAACAGACATTAGAACGTCGACAAAAATCAAGCAACTACATATTAATTGTGAGCCAAATTATAGATTGGACTTCTAGTGATAAGCTTCTAATTGTTGTTGTGAACACTATGGCAGGGTAGCCcgttatttattttcctgcctTTGAGGGATTAAGAATCATGGACCGCCAGACAACAAATTAAAACACGTAGTTTTGTTttaggaagaggatgaggagatgaaCATCTGggaatgtgtgcattttattatttgtggaAAAACATAATTCTCTTTGTGTTAAAATCCAAAATTGTTCATGTATTAGAGATGTTTAGGAATCCGTGACATTTTGCCTCATCTCTGCCAGGACGGCATCTGGACAAGAAGGACTTGTACTGGTACTGAAGAGAGTGAccggagcagcaggggggtCCGCTTCAGCTACACCTACACCAAGAACCTGTGGCAGATCTTAGCTATTTTGtcagtaatcagattactgatTACACTCGCAGGAAACTGCAGGTTTTCCACCTGCTGcccctcttcttctgcttctcagtAAAAGTGACCTCGGTGTGTGTAAACTGGAGTGAACGTTCTGGAAGGGAACCCTGAAAAACCTGATCTTCAACTCTGTCATTCCTCTGGCAGAGCTCGGAGCGccgtctgtgctgctgctcccTTTCCAGTGGAGCTGGATGGAGAACTTTTATGCTTCAACCGTGCGCTTCCCCTTCGCAAGCCTTCATTCGTAAACGGACCAGTATTAAATGATTGTGTGAACAGCAGGAGCCTCCTCTGTGCGTAAATATCCATGTACTGAGATTACATAAGCGTATCGGGACTCATTGCAACAGTCATGGGACGTCGTTTGTCTTTCTCCATGCAATTTTGCTTCACAGCAGTGAAGCGTGCACAAAAACGTTGTCGTATGGACAGATATGTTACATCGTGTTTTACAGCATAGACGTGTCGAGATACTCGATATATGTAAAGTAACGTGAAGTATAAAGGAAGAGATGTAAATAAGGCCTTTCTGCTTCttgttgaagtaaaaaaaatgatcAATGCTGATACCTGATCgtgtattttaaacattttgatagactaatgaaagaaagacacagGTTCAGTCGTGTACAGTAAAAACACAGGCTACTTCGACGCACTTCTGGCATTCTGTATCATGAATATTTCCACAGCaggaattttgttttttagtgAGTATTTTTatagtgtgatttttttcttctgtttacTCTAAAGTAattcatttgtgtatttgtttgaaCAACTACac of the Brachionichthys hirsutus isolate HB-005 chromosome 6, CSIRO-AGI_Bhir_v1, whole genome shotgun sequence genome contains:
- the si:dkeyp-11e3.1 gene encoding transcription cofactor vestigial-like protein 1, with amino-acid sequence MEGESDCPMAVKVEKHSQYVILTYFHGDINSMVDAHFSRALSNTSKAKAPAAKAKRARKHIKLGLHLPFGPVNAAPTSWHSFTTRAGEGPGLTPLAYPLTSEGLAIPGQQYTSSLLNLLHNDQGDVGPSSKPELHPSWTAAQGFRESLDPPVGFEPGRHLDKKDLYWY